A single window of Rubripirellula lacrimiformis DNA harbors:
- a CDS encoding acyl-CoA dehydrogenase family protein: MSSQPLVESPTGPAMDALCESLRDAAPRWHGVNDWPGESLRRCGQSGVYRWFLPRHAGGMEWSDTDQTRGYLRLAEADLTTTFIITQYMGAIRRIVSSGNQSIMDRYVESLSSGKQFGTVGISHLTTSRRHLAKPVLMATETKDGFRLDGMSPWVTGAPHADVYVIGATLDDGRQILAAVPSDLPGVVSGAGTELIALSASCTDQVRFDGVLIDHASLLAGPEDNVMTGGSGARTGGLQTSTLAVGLARAAGNYLASESDQRPDLREASDELTKDIDQLEASLLRVGREGDSSEGCDPSEIRGQANRLVLRTTQAALTAAKGAGFVQGHLVGRLCQQALFFLVWSCPAPVAQSHLCELAFGSDHRSD, translated from the coding sequence TACGCGACGCAGCGCCGCGGTGGCATGGCGTGAATGATTGGCCGGGTGAATCTCTGCGTCGGTGTGGCCAGTCGGGCGTGTACCGTTGGTTTCTGCCCCGGCATGCTGGGGGAATGGAATGGTCGGATACCGATCAAACGCGCGGTTATCTGCGACTAGCCGAAGCCGACCTGACCACCACATTCATCATTACGCAGTACATGGGTGCGATTCGCCGCATCGTCAGCAGCGGTAACCAATCGATCATGGATCGATATGTCGAATCGCTGTCGTCCGGCAAACAATTTGGCACCGTCGGGATCAGCCACCTGACCACCAGCCGTCGGCACCTGGCCAAACCCGTGCTGATGGCTACCGAAACCAAAGACGGATTTCGATTGGACGGAATGTCGCCGTGGGTCACCGGAGCTCCGCATGCGGACGTGTACGTCATCGGGGCCACCCTGGATGACGGACGTCAGATTCTTGCTGCGGTACCGTCCGATTTGCCGGGAGTGGTTTCCGGAGCGGGAACAGAATTGATTGCGTTGTCGGCCAGTTGCACCGATCAAGTTCGTTTCGATGGGGTGTTGATTGATCACGCATCCCTATTGGCCGGGCCCGAAGACAACGTGATGACCGGCGGCAGCGGTGCGCGAACCGGCGGGCTTCAGACTTCGACCTTGGCGGTTGGGCTAGCGCGAGCGGCAGGAAACTATCTGGCATCCGAATCCGATCAACGACCGGACCTGCGCGAAGCGAGCGATGAGTTGACCAAGGACATTGATCAGTTGGAGGCATCGCTGCTTCGCGTCGGTCGGGAGGGTGATTCATCGGAAGGATGCGATCCATCGGAAATTCGTGGCCAGGCCAATCGACTGGTGCTGCGGACCACTCAAGCCGCGTTGACCGCCGCCAAGGGGGCCGGTTTTGTGCAGGGTCACTTAGTCGGCCGATTGTGCCAGCAAGCGCTGTTCTTTCTTGTCTGGAGCTGTCCAGCGCCGGTCGCCCAGTCGCATCTGTGTGAACTAGCGTTTGGAAGCGACCATCGAAGCGATTAA